The nucleotide window TCGCGGGTGATGCCGTCGAGGATCGACTCGGAGAGGCCGGGCGTGTAGATCTCGCCGTCGCGCACGAGGAAGACGTTCTCGCCGGGGCCTTCCGCGACGTTACCCTCCTTGTTCAGGACGAGCGCCTCGGCGTAACCGTTCCGGCGGGCTTCCTCGCCGGCGAGCATGCTGTTGACGTACAGTCCCGTCGTCTTCGCGTTCGTCGGCACCTGACTCGAGGCGTGTTTGCGCCACGAGGAAATCATCACGTCGATCCCTTCCTCGAGTGCCTCCTCGCCGAGATAGGCACCCCACGGCCAGACGGCGATAGCGGTGCGCGTCGGGCAGTCTGCCGGGCTGACGCCCAGCGAGTTGTAGCCGTAGAATGCGACCGGGCGGATATAACACGACGGCAATTCCTGGCGCTGAATGAGCGCTTTGGTCGCCTCGGTGAGCTCTTCTTTGGTGTAGTCGATGTCCATCTCGTAGGGCTTTGCGGACTGGAACAACCGTTCTAAGTGTTCCTCCCACCGGAAGATCGCGGGGCCCTCCTCGGTGTCGTAACAGCGTGCCCCCTCGAACACGCCGCTCCCGTAATGAAGGCCGTGTGTAAGCACGTGGACCTGCGCGTCGTCCCAATCGACGAACTCGCCGTCCATCCAGAT belongs to Natronorubrum aibiense and includes:
- a CDS encoding branched-chain amino acid transaminase; translated protein: MGFDEMDVDTIWMDGEFVDWDDAQVHVLTHGLHYGSGVFEGARCYDTEEGPAIFRWEEHLERLFQSAKPYEMDIDYTKEELTEATKALIQRQELPSCYIRPVAFYGYNSLGVSPADCPTRTAIAVWPWGAYLGEEALEEGIDVMISSWRKHASSQVPTNAKTTGLYVNSMLAGEEARRNGYAEALVLNKEGNVAEGPGENVFLVRDGEIYTPGLSESILDGITRDSVIEIAEDLGYTVHDNVSISRGELNTADELFFTGSAAEVTPIRKIDNVVIGDGSRGPITEDIQSRFFDIVERKTDAYDEWFEYV